GAAGCTCTGACTTATAATTCTCCTTCCcccgtttatttttatttttattattattttttgaggtggagtctctctgtagtccaggctgacctggaattcactatgtagtctcagggtggcctcgaattcacggcagtcctcctacctttgcctcccaagtactgggattaaaggcatgcatcaccaaacctggctctaaaaatatatttttttaatttatttgcaagtggagagagaagacagaatggacacactaggacctccagctgctgcagctgAACTGGAgaaacatgggccactttgtgcagctggttttatgggggttctggagaagcccaggttgttaggctttgcaagcaagaggcttaactgatgagccatctctccacccacctaccctccttttttttcctcacttGTTCTGAATGTAGTTGTGTGTCCATAATGTCATTGAACCACATAGGTTTAGAGGGCTAAATATCATCAGTCTCATTTTATAAGATAAAGCTGGTTCCAGGGTAAGAGATTAACAGCTTCCTTAGGATCACATAGATAACTTGTAGAGGTTTCAGAATCTTGAGACTGAAGGGTATGCTGTAAGACTATGgtgctctctttttatttctgtttcatcaGTTCTAGGAATTGGCCATATAAGCAATACTTTTGAGGTAATGAatcttgatttcaaggccagtgtCACAGTAAATCTTTTGTGTCTTTTGTAGGTGTATGGTGTGCTTGGGAAATCAGCTGAGAGATCTGCAGCCATTTCTGCTATCTTTAACCCAATTCCACAGACATCATGGAGGCACCCCCAGTCACCATGATGCCAGTTACTGGTGGCACCATTAACATGATGGAGTACCTGCTGCAGGGTATGTGAACCAGGGAGCTTGGATGATCAGGTTTCATCATTTCTTGTCAGTTCACCTGGATATGACTTACAGAAAGGCAATCAGTTTGAGAACCAATAAACaactatgttttaattttaatttttggtttttaaaggtagggtctcactgtagcccaggctgccctggaactcatagtgatcctcctacctcagcctcctgagtgttggaattaaaggtgtgtgccaccatgccaagacttttttaattcttattttgagacagatcaTGCTTTGTAGaccaggttgatcttgaactcacattcctcttgcttctgctgcttctcctgagtgctgggattatagatgtgcaccccCATTtcatcttgaaaaactgaaactcTAGACTCATCCTGGCTCCTTAAAAACCACCTTTGTACTTCTTTTCAATCTTGACTAGATTGCTAATGAAATGTTGGTGACTGAATATGTCATGAGTGAAATGacacatatatgtttttttctcaatttttattaacattttccatgattataaaaaatatcccatggtaataccctccccccccccactttcgcctttgaaattccattctccatcatatcccttccccatctcaatcagtctctcttttattttgatgtcatgatcttttcctcctcttatgatggtcctgtgtaggtagtgtcaggcactgtgaggtcatggatatccaggccattttatgtctggagggaggatGTTGtgaggagacctacccttcctttggctcttacattctttctaccacgtcttctgcattagaccctgagccttggaaagtgtaatcaagatgttactcagtactccagtcacttctttccagcactatgatactttatgagtcatcccaaggtcactgccatgtgaaaagagaagattttctacccaaagtgagagtaacgttaatataagggtataaatattaagagaaatgcttactgggcagtttgataagcatagtatatatatttttccagacatcaacagatgttacacccctagggctcatgactacccctgttttagttttcagtatcaaggatgtattcccccctatggagtgggcctccattccaattggagggcagttggtttccaccacgacagacgtaccactattgcacccattggctcatttggcctggctggccaattataaggcttgccatgtccactgttgagtatcttcactggtggtatctctttttcccattgaactacaggtagaatggcttctttcagctttctgccagctggtctatatggaggaggttatcagctcagttctagcagtatttctcagtggccttgcagcccaagtatgtggagtcttcagcaatagggtcttaccattgattcctggtgggaaaccaagggccccgGCAAATGGCCTAtaacgttttgggggcatcagggaactccctggccaacaactcagtggaggtatcccatccctggcactgaaaatctaacaacaatctacggctcctgagtgttctgttccattgtccgaaaccagaggattccatatgatttatttgcatcctcttagattttgattagccctccctccacctttcctttactcaatttcttcccctgacctcactttggaccaTGTATTCTTTGTTACTGGTTTGTTAATGGGTTGGGTGGGTGGTTGTTGGCTTAAGATatggtctcctgtagcccaggctgaccttctaCTCACTGTGTAACtgatgatgacctggaatttctggtccttctacctccacctctcaTATTATGGGATTACAGGGATGTGTGTTCACCATGCCTCATTTAGGTGACTGGCCTGTATCACTGATCATAATGCCCCTGAGGTTCATCCATGTTATATATCATGTGATGGAATTGACTTGctgtgtggagctggagagatggctcagtggttaaaagagttTACTTGCAATGGCTCAAgagtctggcatgcccattctctctctctctgtctgcctctttctctctctgtctgttgttctcaaataaataaataaaaataaacaaaaaaagctttaaagaaaacctctcccttccccccaaattatttaggactgaagagatgctcagtggttaaaggtgcttgcttacaaagcgtgaaggcctaggtttaattcctcactactcacatgaagccagatatacaaagcagtgcatatgtctggagtttgtctgcagtggcaataGACCCtgacattctcattctttttttttttttttttttggtttttcaaggtagggtctcactctagttcagactgacctggaattcattatatactctcagggtagcctcaagctctcggtgatcctcctaagtctgcctcctgagtgctggaattaatggtgtgtgccaccacatctggctaaaaggtttttgttttgttttgtttttaattatatattttaggggctgaaagatggcttagcagttaaggcgctcgcctgcaaagccagaggacccaggtaccattccccaggacccacataagccagatctaggcctgagggatggcttagtggttaaggcgcttgcctgtgaagcctatggaccaggtttgatttcccaggacccacataagccagatgcacaaggtggcacatgcatctggagttcctttgcagcggctagaggccctggcacacccattgtctctctcattctatctgcctcttctccctctctcaaataaataaatacttaaaaaaaaccaaaaaaacaaagaaaaatcaaagtaaaaacAAGTCCCAgagctaggagtggtggtgcacacctttaatcccagcactcgggaggtagaggtaggaggaacacagtgagttcaagggcaccctgagactacatagtgaattccaggttgcctggactagagtaaaaccatacctcggggtggggagggggggaacaAGTCCCAGCctcacagttaaaaaaaatctaaattccagctgggtgtggtggtgaacactttctttcttttttttttttttaatttttttttttttgttcatcatttatttatttgagagcgacagagcgagaaaggcagatacatagagagagaatggcgccagggcctccatccactgcaacgaactccagacacatgtgcccccttgtgcatctggctaacgtgggtcctggggaattgagccttgaaccggggtccttaggcttcacaggcaagtgcttaactgctaagccatctctccagcccaagatttcatttatttatttatttatctatttatttatttatttatttatttatttgcgagagtgagagagaatgggcatgccagggccttcagccactgcaaacgaactccagatgagtgcacccccttgtgcatctgtctaacgtgggtcctggggaatcgaacctgggtcctttggctttgcaagcaaacacctcaaccactaagccatccctccagcccgatgaacactttcaattccagcacttgggaggcagagataggattgctgtgagttcaaggccaccctgagactacatagtgaattccaggtcaacgtggactagagcaagacactatctcaaaaaaaaatgtatcttttaaagaatttttcatttatttattatttataagagacaatgggtacaccagggcctccagccactgcaaagtccggTTGCTTGCACttccttgtgcctttggcttacctggttctggggagttgaacctgggtccttagcttcacaggcaagcgtcttagccactaagccatctctccagcccaaattatatagcttagagagaaataaagaataggCAAATCAGGGCTTCCTACTTCTGCAATGGAACTCctaatggatgtgccactttgtacatatggctttatgtggatactggggtataAACCAAGGCCATAAGGTGCCTATAActgctgatctatctctccagcactattaatctttttttcttctttttcgtggtttttttgttttgttttgttttgtttttgggcggtagagtctcactgtagctcaggctgacctgaaacttactgtgAAGTGTCAGGGTCGCCTCAAagtcagtgatcttcctacctctgcctctcaagtgctggtataggcacatgccaccatgcctggcttacttgggcttgtttgtatgtatgtgcatgcctgtgtgtgtggtttgcatgtgtgtgtgtgtttgttcacATGTACCATATTCACTTTTTCTTCCCTTGTCTTCCACTAAATAATACAGGATAACACTatagtttttattaaatattttattttatttatttatttgagagagaaagaagcagatagagagaatgggtgtgccagggcctgtagccctgcaaatgaactccagatgcatgcaccaccttgtacatctggcttatgtgggtcctgggggaatcaacctgtgtcctttggctttgcaggcaggtgccttaactgcgaagccatctctccagcccaacactagtTTTCTGAGGAGGGTTtcatagtccaggctgtcctttgATCCTTAAGGGCTAGGACTACAGACTTGCCATCATGACTTTATGTCCTTGAATTTAACAGGTCCTTTCCCACCTCAGTGTCTCTGGGCTTGATGATCTCTCTgcccttatgatttttttaatgcatacttgttaatttttaaagttatttctggttttttaaaaattaatttattaaagatGGGTGAggggagagctgggcgtggtggcgcacacttttaatcccagcacttgggaggcagagagaggtaggatcgctgtaagtttgaggccaccctgagactacatagtgaattccaggtctagcctggaccagagtgagacccacctcaaaaaaaaagaaagaaagaaaagaaaagatgggtgagggaagaatgggcatgccagggcctctaactactacaaagaactccagacgcatgtgccaccttgtgcatctggtttatgtgggaccaggaggaTTCAACCTggatctttgggctttgcaggcaagtgccttaaccactgagccatcactccagcccttgttaaTTTTGTAATAggaattttattcattcattcattctttgaagtgttttaaaaaatattttcatttagccaggcgtgatggcacatacctttaatcccagcactcaggaggcagaggtaggaggatcacgatgagttcaaggccaccctgaaactacatagtgaattccaggtcagcctgagctagagcaagaccttacctcaaaaaaccaacacatatatatgggtttttttccatttatttatttatttatttatttttaattaattatttatttatttttatttgagagcgacagacacagagagaaagacagacagagggagagagaatgggcgcgccagggcttccagcctctgcaaacgaactccagacgcgtgcgcccccttgtgcatctggctaacatgggacctggggaaccgagcctcgaaccggggtccttaggcttcacaggcaagcgcttaaccgctaagccatctctccagccctccatttatttatttgagtggggggagagaaagagacagagacctCTTggaagtgcaaatgaactccagatacatgcaccactctgcttgtggctttacatgggtactgagggatcaaacctgggctggcaggatttgtaagcaaatgcctttggcCTCTGAGCCTTTTTCCCAGCCCAGTCCTGTGTTTTCTAAAGTAATCTAATGaattgtgtttttctttgtgttttggtCATTGTTGTTTTGATCTGTTTTGCTCATTCCATGACTGCCAATGAAAGCTAAGACTCCTTGTGCTTCTTTTCCTCCCCAGGAAGTGTTTTAGATCACAGTTTGGAAAGCCTCATCCACCGTCTTCGTGGCTTGTGTGACAACATGGAACCCGAGACTTTCCTTGACCATGAGATGGTGTTCCTCCTTAAGGGTCAGCAGGCCAGCCCATTTGTCCTAAGGGCCCGGCGCTCCATGGACAGAGCTGGAGCACCCTGGCACCTACGTTACCTGGGACAGCCAGAAATGGGAGACAAGAACCGCCACGCTCTGGTGCGTAACTGTGTGGACATTGCCACGTCTGAGAACCTCACTGACTTCTTGATGGAAATGGGCTTCCGCATGGACCATGAATTTGTCTCCAAGGGACACTTGTTCCGTAAGGGCATCATGAAGATTATGGTATACAAGATTTTCCGCATCCTGGTCCCCGGGAACACAGACAGCACTGAGGCCTTGTCCCTCTCCTATCTTGTGGAGTTAAGTGTTGTTGCACCAGCTGGGCAGGACATGGTCTCTGATGACATGAGGAACTTTGCAGAGCAGCTCAAACCACTGGTTCACCTAGAAAAAATAGACCCTAAAAGGCTTATGTGACTAAGAAATCTGTCCATCTTTGGGGCCTGTCCTCACTTGTTAGAAAAAAGAtgttatagccaggcgtggtggctcacacctttaattccagcacttgggaggcagaggtaggaggatcgctggaagttcaaagccaccttgagactacagagtgaattctaggtcagcctgagctacactgaaaccctacctcacaagccccccccccaagaaaaaaatacattacagggctggggaaatagttcagcagttaaaggcacttgcttgcaaagcctgctggtttgggtgcagtttcccagtacccatgtaaatccttATGTAttaatgcatgcatgtatatgtgcacaaaGACAAGTTAATATAAAAAAGTAGacactaaagaaaaaagaataagtagATGCTCATTTCACCACTGCGATCCAACCATATTTcttcaggaaagagagagattttaGTTGGTACGTAATACTGTTTTCTTAAGGTAATTTTCCTTTTATGACTGTCTTTTTACATTGAAGGCTCAGGTAACATGGAGAATTTGTCTAGTTCCTCTACACAGAGAATAAACTGAGATAAGCTTTACAAAGAAAAACTCATcattatgggctggggaaattgcttagcagttaatgcatttgcctgtgaagcctaaggacccagttccattctccaggacccacattagcaagatacacaagaaggcgcatgcgtctggagtttgtttgcagtggctagaggccctggtgtgcccattctctccatctgcctctttttctctttcaaataaataaaactcatcaTTGTATATCTTCTCTATTTGTATATAAGGTTTGTAACTTAGTATCCACGATCTTGTATTATacaataataaaagctattaaaagaaattcttgggcttaagggatggtttagcaattaaggcatttgcctgcaagaccaaaggacccaggtctgattccccaggacccacattagccagatgcgcaagggggcacacacgtctggagtttgtttgcagtggctggaggccctggcatgcccattctttctccctctttgtcaaacaaataagttaaatattttttttaaaaagaataattcttagctgggcatggtagtacacacctttaatcccagcacttgggaggcagaggtaggaggattgccatgagttccaggccagcctaagactacatagtgaattctaggttaggcttggctagagcaagaccctacctcggaaaaaagaaaaaaagaatgttggatgtgttagtgcacacctttaatcccagcatttgggaggcagaggcaagagggccatcatgagtttgaggccagtctgaggctacaaggtaaattccaggccagcttgggctagaatgagaccccacctcaaaaaaccaaaagaaggaaagaaatgtttAGAATTCTGATACTTAACTCTCTTAGCCTGAAAATTTGAGGTGGATTAATTACCAATTGTGGGGGTGGGGTTGGTATAGTTCTTAGCTGAGCTTGgtagcttacacctttaatcctagctagCACcaagtgtggaggtttctgagagagctaaaaatagatttaccatatgccCCAACTATACTACTAggtatatatcccaaggactcttctcactaccttagaggtacttgcaCAATCACATTTATTGCCGCTCTaatcataatagctaggaaatggagccagcctagatgtcccacaactgatgaatggataatgaagatgtggtacatttatacagtggagttctattcaacaataaagaaaaatgaaatctgcagggaaatggatagagcTGGAAAGGGTTATAATAAATGAGgtaccccaggcccagaaagccaaacgttgctTGTTTGCTCTcgtgtggatcctagatacaaataTTCAGATGTgtatgagttggagtaaaaactGATggcagctggtcatggtggcacacgcctttaatcccagcactcgggaggcagaggtaggaggagcgccatgagtttgaggccaccctgagactacatagtgaattccaggtcagcctcagctagagtgagaccctacctcgaaaccaaaaataaaaatataaataaataatagaaaagaaaaacaaactggtggcagaggccagtaaactagaaaggaactataagggagggaggagaggggtggacttaaggggctagcactgtatatatgtaagtagatgaacagattactgtgggtggaatggcctag
The genomic region above belongs to Jaculus jaculus isolate mJacJac1 chromosome 5, mJacJac1.mat.Y.cur, whole genome shotgun sequence and contains:
- the Med18 gene encoding mediator of RNA polymerase II transcription subunit 18; translation: MEAPPVTMMPVTGGTINMMEYLLQGSVLDHSLESLIHRLRGLCDNMEPETFLDHEMVFLLKGQQASPFVLRARRSMDRAGAPWHLRYLGQPEMGDKNRHALVRNCVDIATSENLTDFLMEMGFRMDHEFVSKGHLFRKGIMKIMVYKIFRILVPGNTDSTEALSLSYLVELSVVAPAGQDMVSDDMRNFAEQLKPLVHLEKIDPKRLM